One part of the Esox lucius isolate fEsoLuc1 chromosome 10, fEsoLuc1.pri, whole genome shotgun sequence genome encodes these proteins:
- the LOC105030233 gene encoding transcription factor E2F3 isoform X1, whose product MRKGGATVPEKVPISGVGCTSVDKKHTVLTRFTNPTYYQILTPPSLPNQTNHVGVADPTGNQLCTTPIGVSTNRTRLRPALGRPPETAPAGIRSGEMTCSISRSDSISPPEAKRRLELEEGDHPYTIDTVRPPRAKRATTHSLRETKVPKSPVEKTRYDTSLGLLTRKFLQLLAQSSDGVVDLNLAAETLKVQKRRLYDITNVLEGVHLIKKKAKNNIEWLGCSLSPEGVASVQSQSSKELLELTQEEKRLDELIHICTHTVQQMTLDTQSRKFAYISYDDVKKVPSLRDQTVIVVKAPVETKLEVPDPAESFQIHLSSTQGPIEVFLCSEDHAPSSSLSDHNTPSQSGTGISSSSCVSGNSSSFLKVSQDGNDCNGFSNALSRLPACSAVTVTPVSPLPSSLTSLLPHEDVAEQEPFVALSPSLPLTLEEDDYLLSLTENEGISDLFAYDLDRLGGLDVLLCN is encoded by the exons ATGAGGAAGGGGGGAGCTACGGTCCCGGAGAAAGTCCCTATTTCAGGGGTCGGGTGCACCTCCGTGGACAAAAAACACACGGTTCTGACCCGGTTCACTAACCCTACATATTATCAGATTTTAACCCCCCCATCCTTACCGAACCAGACTAACCATGTCGGTGTTGCAGACCCGACCGGGAATCAGCTATGCACAACCCCCATCGGGGTGTCTACAAACAGGACAAGACTACGACCAGCGCTCGGAAGACCTCCG GAAACGGCACCTGCAGGCATTAGGAGTGGTGAAATGACCTGTAGCATCTCTAGATCTGACAGCATTTCTCCTCCAGAG gcCAAGCGTCGGTTGGAGCTTGAGGAGGGCGACCACCCGTACACCATTGACACGGTCAGGCCGCCCCGGGCCAAGAGAGCCACCACGCACTCCCTCAGAGAAACTAAAG TTCCCAAGTCCCCGGTGGAGAAGACCCGCTACGACACGTCGCTTGGCCTGTTGACCCGGAAGTTTCTCCAGCTTCTGGCCCAGTCCAGTGACGGGGTGGTGGACCTCAACCTGGCGGCAGAGACCCTCAAGGTCCAGAAGAGGCGTCTTTATGACATCACCAATGTCCTGGAGGGTGTGCATCTCATCAAGAAGAAGGCCAAGAACAACATCGAGTGGCT gggttgcAGCCTGTCGCCGGAGGGTGTGGCCAGTGTGCAGTCCCAGAGTTCTAAAGAACTGTTGGAGTTGACCCAGGAGGAGAAGAGACTGGATGAACTCATTCACATATGCACCCACACGGTTCAGCAGATGACACTGGACACGCAGTCACGGAA ATTTGCGTACATATCATATGACGACGTGAAGAAGGTCCCCAGTCTGAGGGACCAGACTGTCATTGTGGTCAAAGCCCCTGTGGAAACCAAGCTGGAGGTACCAGACCCTGCTGAG AGTTTTCAGATTCACTTGAGCAGTACCCAGGGTCCGATAGAAGTCTTCTTGTGCTCCGAGGACCACGCTCCCTCCTCCTCGCTGTCCGACCACAACACCCCTTCGCAGAGTGGAACCGGGATTTCTTCCTCGTCATGTGTCAGTGGAAACTCTTCCTCCTTCCTTAAAGTGTCACAAG ATGGTAACGACTGTAACGGTTTCTCCAACGCCCTGTCCAGGCTCCCAGCGTGCTCAGCGGTGACGGTGACCCCAGTCTCCCCCCTGccctcctccctcacctccctcctcccccacgAGGATGTTGCGGAACAGGAGCCCTTTGttgccctctccccctccctcccgctCACCCTGGAAGAGGATGACTACCTCCTGAGTCTAACGGAGAACGAAGGCATCAGCGACCTGTTTGCCTATGATCTTGACCGGCTTGGCGGGCTGGACGTCCTGCTGTGTAACTGA
- the LOC105030233 gene encoding transcription factor E2F3 isoform X4 encodes MRKGGATVPEKVPISGVGCTSVDKKHTVLTRFTNPTYYQILTPPSLPNQTNHVGVADPTGNQLCTTPIGVSTNRTRLRPALGRPPETAPAGIRSGEMTCSISRSDSISPPEAKRRLELEEGDHPYTIDTVRPPRAKRATTHSLRETKVPKSPVEKTRYDTSLGLLTRKFLQLLAQSSDGVVDLNLAAETLKVQKRRLYDITNVLEGVHLIKKKAKNNIEWLGCSLSPEGVASVQSQSSKELLELTQEEKRLDELIHICTHTVQQMTLDTQSRKFAYISYDDVKKVPSLRDQTVIVVKAPVETKLEVPDPAESFQIHLSSTQGPIEVFLCSEDHAPSSSLSDHNTPSQSGTGISSSSCVSGNSSSFLKVSQGSQRAQR; translated from the exons ATGAGGAAGGGGGGAGCTACGGTCCCGGAGAAAGTCCCTATTTCAGGGGTCGGGTGCACCTCCGTGGACAAAAAACACACGGTTCTGACCCGGTTCACTAACCCTACATATTATCAGATTTTAACCCCCCCATCCTTACCGAACCAGACTAACCATGTCGGTGTTGCAGACCCGACCGGGAATCAGCTATGCACAACCCCCATCGGGGTGTCTACAAACAGGACAAGACTACGACCAGCGCTCGGAAGACCTCCG GAAACGGCACCTGCAGGCATTAGGAGTGGTGAAATGACCTGTAGCATCTCTAGATCTGACAGCATTTCTCCTCCAGAG gcCAAGCGTCGGTTGGAGCTTGAGGAGGGCGACCACCCGTACACCATTGACACGGTCAGGCCGCCCCGGGCCAAGAGAGCCACCACGCACTCCCTCAGAGAAACTAAAG TTCCCAAGTCCCCGGTGGAGAAGACCCGCTACGACACGTCGCTTGGCCTGTTGACCCGGAAGTTTCTCCAGCTTCTGGCCCAGTCCAGTGACGGGGTGGTGGACCTCAACCTGGCGGCAGAGACCCTCAAGGTCCAGAAGAGGCGTCTTTATGACATCACCAATGTCCTGGAGGGTGTGCATCTCATCAAGAAGAAGGCCAAGAACAACATCGAGTGGCT gggttgcAGCCTGTCGCCGGAGGGTGTGGCCAGTGTGCAGTCCCAGAGTTCTAAAGAACTGTTGGAGTTGACCCAGGAGGAGAAGAGACTGGATGAACTCATTCACATATGCACCCACACGGTTCAGCAGATGACACTGGACACGCAGTCACGGAA ATTTGCGTACATATCATATGACGACGTGAAGAAGGTCCCCAGTCTGAGGGACCAGACTGTCATTGTGGTCAAAGCCCCTGTGGAAACCAAGCTGGAGGTACCAGACCCTGCTGAG AGTTTTCAGATTCACTTGAGCAGTACCCAGGGTCCGATAGAAGTCTTCTTGTGCTCCGAGGACCACGCTCCCTCCTCCTCGCTGTCCGACCACAACACCCCTTCGCAGAGTGGAACCGGGATTTCTTCCTCGTCATGTGTCAGTGGAAACTCTTCCTCCTTCCTTAAAGTGTCACAAG GCTCCCAGCGTGCTCAGCGGTGA
- the LOC105030233 gene encoding transcription factor E2F3 isoform X3 has translation MRKGGATVPEKVPISGVGCTSVDKKHTVLTRFTNPTYYQILTPPSLPNQTNHVGVADPTGNQLCTTPIGVSTNRTRLRPALGRPPETAPAGIRSGEMTCSISRSDSISPPEAKRRLELEEGDHPYTIDTVRPPRAKRATTHSLRETKVPKSPVEKTRYDTSLGLLTRKFLQLLAQSSDGVVDLNLAAETLKVQKRRLYDITNVLEGVHLIKKKAKNNIEWLGCSLSPEGVASVQSQSSKELLELTQEEKRLDELIHICTHTVQQMTLDTQSRKFAYISYDDVKKVPSLRDQTVIVVKAPVETKLEVPDPAESFQIHLSSTQGPIEVFLCSEDHAPSSSLSDHNTPSQSGTGISSSSCVSGNSSSFLKVSQGEPHLAT, from the exons ATGAGGAAGGGGGGAGCTACGGTCCCGGAGAAAGTCCCTATTTCAGGGGTCGGGTGCACCTCCGTGGACAAAAAACACACGGTTCTGACCCGGTTCACTAACCCTACATATTATCAGATTTTAACCCCCCCATCCTTACCGAACCAGACTAACCATGTCGGTGTTGCAGACCCGACCGGGAATCAGCTATGCACAACCCCCATCGGGGTGTCTACAAACAGGACAAGACTACGACCAGCGCTCGGAAGACCTCCG GAAACGGCACCTGCAGGCATTAGGAGTGGTGAAATGACCTGTAGCATCTCTAGATCTGACAGCATTTCTCCTCCAGAG gcCAAGCGTCGGTTGGAGCTTGAGGAGGGCGACCACCCGTACACCATTGACACGGTCAGGCCGCCCCGGGCCAAGAGAGCCACCACGCACTCCCTCAGAGAAACTAAAG TTCCCAAGTCCCCGGTGGAGAAGACCCGCTACGACACGTCGCTTGGCCTGTTGACCCGGAAGTTTCTCCAGCTTCTGGCCCAGTCCAGTGACGGGGTGGTGGACCTCAACCTGGCGGCAGAGACCCTCAAGGTCCAGAAGAGGCGTCTTTATGACATCACCAATGTCCTGGAGGGTGTGCATCTCATCAAGAAGAAGGCCAAGAACAACATCGAGTGGCT gggttgcAGCCTGTCGCCGGAGGGTGTGGCCAGTGTGCAGTCCCAGAGTTCTAAAGAACTGTTGGAGTTGACCCAGGAGGAGAAGAGACTGGATGAACTCATTCACATATGCACCCACACGGTTCAGCAGATGACACTGGACACGCAGTCACGGAA ATTTGCGTACATATCATATGACGACGTGAAGAAGGTCCCCAGTCTGAGGGACCAGACTGTCATTGTGGTCAAAGCCCCTGTGGAAACCAAGCTGGAGGTACCAGACCCTGCTGAG AGTTTTCAGATTCACTTGAGCAGTACCCAGGGTCCGATAGAAGTCTTCTTGTGCTCCGAGGACCACGCTCCCTCCTCCTCGCTGTCCGACCACAACACCCCTTCGCAGAGTGGAACCGGGATTTCTTCCTCGTCATGTGTCAGTGGAAACTCTTCCTCCTTCCTTAAAGTGTCACAAGGTGAGCCTCACCTTGCTACCTAA
- the LOC105030233 gene encoding transcription factor E2F3 isoform X2, whose amino-acid sequence MRKGGATVPEKVPISGVGCTSVDKKHTVLTRFTNPTYYQILTPPSLPNQTNHVGVADPTGNQLCTTPIGVSTNRTRLRPALGRPPAKRRLELEEGDHPYTIDTVRPPRAKRATTHSLRETKVPKSPVEKTRYDTSLGLLTRKFLQLLAQSSDGVVDLNLAAETLKVQKRRLYDITNVLEGVHLIKKKAKNNIEWLGCSLSPEGVASVQSQSSKELLELTQEEKRLDELIHICTHTVQQMTLDTQSRKFAYISYDDVKKVPSLRDQTVIVVKAPVETKLEVPDPAESFQIHLSSTQGPIEVFLCSEDHAPSSSLSDHNTPSQSGTGISSSSCVSGNSSSFLKVSQDGNDCNGFSNALSRLPACSAVTVTPVSPLPSSLTSLLPHEDVAEQEPFVALSPSLPLTLEEDDYLLSLTENEGISDLFAYDLDRLGGLDVLLCN is encoded by the exons ATGAGGAAGGGGGGAGCTACGGTCCCGGAGAAAGTCCCTATTTCAGGGGTCGGGTGCACCTCCGTGGACAAAAAACACACGGTTCTGACCCGGTTCACTAACCCTACATATTATCAGATTTTAACCCCCCCATCCTTACCGAACCAGACTAACCATGTCGGTGTTGCAGACCCGACCGGGAATCAGCTATGCACAACCCCCATCGGGGTGTCTACAAACAGGACAAGACTACGACCAGCGCTCGGAAGACCTCCG gcCAAGCGTCGGTTGGAGCTTGAGGAGGGCGACCACCCGTACACCATTGACACGGTCAGGCCGCCCCGGGCCAAGAGAGCCACCACGCACTCCCTCAGAGAAACTAAAG TTCCCAAGTCCCCGGTGGAGAAGACCCGCTACGACACGTCGCTTGGCCTGTTGACCCGGAAGTTTCTCCAGCTTCTGGCCCAGTCCAGTGACGGGGTGGTGGACCTCAACCTGGCGGCAGAGACCCTCAAGGTCCAGAAGAGGCGTCTTTATGACATCACCAATGTCCTGGAGGGTGTGCATCTCATCAAGAAGAAGGCCAAGAACAACATCGAGTGGCT gggttgcAGCCTGTCGCCGGAGGGTGTGGCCAGTGTGCAGTCCCAGAGTTCTAAAGAACTGTTGGAGTTGACCCAGGAGGAGAAGAGACTGGATGAACTCATTCACATATGCACCCACACGGTTCAGCAGATGACACTGGACACGCAGTCACGGAA ATTTGCGTACATATCATATGACGACGTGAAGAAGGTCCCCAGTCTGAGGGACCAGACTGTCATTGTGGTCAAAGCCCCTGTGGAAACCAAGCTGGAGGTACCAGACCCTGCTGAG AGTTTTCAGATTCACTTGAGCAGTACCCAGGGTCCGATAGAAGTCTTCTTGTGCTCCGAGGACCACGCTCCCTCCTCCTCGCTGTCCGACCACAACACCCCTTCGCAGAGTGGAACCGGGATTTCTTCCTCGTCATGTGTCAGTGGAAACTCTTCCTCCTTCCTTAAAGTGTCACAAG ATGGTAACGACTGTAACGGTTTCTCCAACGCCCTGTCCAGGCTCCCAGCGTGCTCAGCGGTGACGGTGACCCCAGTCTCCCCCCTGccctcctccctcacctccctcctcccccacgAGGATGTTGCGGAACAGGAGCCCTTTGttgccctctccccctccctcccgctCACCCTGGAAGAGGATGACTACCTCCTGAGTCTAACGGAGAACGAAGGCATCAGCGACCTGTTTGCCTATGATCTTGACCGGCTTGGCGGGCTGGACGTCCTGCTGTGTAACTGA